Proteins co-encoded in one Sinobacterium norvegicum genomic window:
- a CDS encoding urate hydroxylase PuuD translates to MDAYIIDSMNLIVRFLHVITGVAWIGASFYFVWLDNNLENPPQWKKDKGIGGDLWAIHGGGFYEVAKYKLAPEKMPETLHWFKWEAYTTWLTGILLMSIMFYLGADTYLIDTSKADISQGTAIAIGLTSLFGSFVLYELLCRTPLANYGLTFGIICLVYITAMAYGLSLIFSDRGAYMHVGALIGTVMAGNVFNAIMPAQRALVAAVTEGSAPDPKFGAKAKFRSTHNTYATLPLIFIMISNHYPMTYGHQYGWLILAAICTITAFARHYFILKHRGIQKPSIIVFSAALFIALLVVIAPKPPAAVDAGTPKVSFASVNTIIEQRCVACHSDAPTLMPTAQGGVKLDQPALIKKWAPRIQARAINTHDMPLGNMTQMTDEERASLATWISQGANID, encoded by the coding sequence ATGGATGCTTACATCATTGATTCTATGAATCTTATCGTGCGCTTCTTGCACGTTATTACCGGCGTTGCCTGGATTGGCGCCTCATTTTATTTCGTCTGGTTGGATAACAATCTAGAGAATCCACCGCAGTGGAAAAAAGACAAGGGTATTGGCGGCGACCTGTGGGCCATCCACGGCGGTGGTTTTTACGAGGTAGCCAAGTACAAATTAGCACCTGAAAAAATGCCCGAGACGCTGCATTGGTTTAAGTGGGAGGCCTATACCACCTGGCTGACCGGTATACTGCTGATGAGCATTATGTTTTATCTCGGTGCCGATACCTATCTGATCGACACCTCTAAGGCCGATATCAGCCAAGGCACTGCCATTGCCATTGGCCTAACCAGTCTATTCGGCAGCTTTGTACTCTATGAATTGCTGTGCCGCACCCCGCTGGCCAACTACGGCCTCACCTTTGGCATTATTTGTCTTGTTTACATCACCGCCATGGCCTATGGCCTCAGCCTGATATTCAGTGATCGTGGCGCCTATATGCACGTCGGCGCACTCATCGGTACCGTCATGGCCGGTAACGTGTTCAACGCCATTATGCCTGCTCAGCGCGCCCTGGTTGCCGCCGTCACCGAAGGATCAGCGCCAGACCCTAAGTTTGGTGCCAAGGCGAAATTCCGCTCGACTCACAACACCTATGCCACACTGCCACTGATTTTCATCATGATTAGCAACCACTATCCGATGACCTACGGTCACCAGTATGGCTGGTTAATCCTCGCCGCTATCTGCACCATTACGGCCTTTGCGCGTCACTATTTTATCCTCAAGCACCGTGGTATTCAGAAGCCGAGTATTATTGTTTTCTCTGCTGCTCTGTTCATCGCCTTGTTAGTGGTGATCGCACCCAAGCCTCCCGCTGCAGTAGACGCCGGCACGCCCAAGGTCAGCTTTGCCAGTGTTAACACCATTATCGAGCAGCGCTGTGTCGCCTGTCACTCCGACGCACCGACACTGATGCCGACGGCACAGGGTGGCGTTAAACTCGACCAACCAGCGCTGATTAAGAAGTGGGCACCACGAATTCAAGCCCGTGCCATCAATACCCACGATATGCCTCTGGGCAACATGACCCAGATGACCGACGAAGAGCGTGCAAGCCTGGCGACCTGGATCAGCCAAGGCGCCAACATCGACTAA
- a CDS encoding DUF3302 domain-containing protein has translation MNINQRIGELVMLNYFALGVLIFTVLVLFYGIIALHDIPYEIAKHRNHPHQDAIHAAGWVSLFTLHVIWPFLWIWATIYREDRGWGFGHHSQQALPTRVAELEQQLETLQGEFALLTGVKNPVADDSRGEG, from the coding sequence ATGAATATAAATCAACGGATTGGAGAGCTGGTCATGCTCAATTATTTCGCCCTTGGGGTGCTTATCTTTACCGTGCTGGTATTGTTCTACGGCATTATTGCCCTGCACGATATTCCCTATGAGATCGCCAAGCACCGAAATCACCCCCATCAGGATGCCATCCATGCCGCGGGTTGGGTCAGTTTATTTACTCTCCATGTGATTTGGCCATTCCTGTGGATATGGGCAACGATTTATCGTGAGGACCGGGGCTGGGGCTTTGGCCACCACAGTCAGCAGGCGCTGCCGACCCGAGTGGCGGAGTTGGAGCAACAGCTCGAGACATTACAGGGTGAGTTTGCACTGTTGACCGGGGTGAAGAACCCCGTGGCCGATGATTCGCGAGGTGAAGGGTAA
- a CDS encoding YebG family protein, with the protein MAVKAMWLCDRDDSMFSDKKSAEEHDKMLELAENITALIEQNIEGVDESALEEIGLLLARRRDVLARACKGKPELLLQEEESAGDNVADIKSAKA; encoded by the coding sequence ATGGCTGTTAAGGCTATGTGGCTTTGTGACCGGGACGACAGTATGTTTAGCGATAAAAAATCGGCGGAAGAACACGATAAAATGCTTGAGTTGGCTGAGAACATCACCGCCTTGATCGAGCAAAACATTGAGGGTGTTGATGAGTCAGCACTGGAAGAAATAGGTTTATTGTTAGCGCGTCGTCGTGATGTGTTGGCTCGAGCCTGTAAGGGCAAGCCGGAGTTGCTGCTGCAGGAAGAAGAGTCTGCTGGCGATAATGTTGCCGATATCAAAAGCGCGAAGGCATAA
- a CDS encoding TonB-dependent receptor translates to MPRSRNRLLAPANLLPNTLAVSVAIASSLIISPSFAQEKEGFALEEVVVTARKREESMQEVPVTVSAFSGESLKSLGISSVKDLEGVVPGLNMGGGGNGTKGESNPYIRGIGQRETKVTVDSAVGTYIDGIYSSRAPGALLDAADVESMQVLRGPQGTLFGKNTTGGAIVINTKKPHEELGGHIEGTIGNHGRQNVSGTVNLPLIDDTLLSRFTLAQTKNDGYMENLEDGKLWNDDDRMMGIGQFRWEATDTLRVDLLMAATKTRQKSRGQQCNFYGDELADQGYSKSSLELFYDNNSQKSAEEHCKESGQDLDTDQFRSELNNSNGIFRQSIYEVDTKMVGLTVDWDLSDVSDYALALKSITGFRQVEQKADEDLDGSAAALIGRIQPIGNEVNQYTQEFQFTGSAMDGRLNATLGLFGSIERADDDWLQSYVAFADSSQTNPQPQDYMTLLAQSDLTERETDNTSWAVFSQVSFDITELTELTLGIRYTEEERETTYHEANVYLPSIGNGTYCPQGGCLNYIDTTTQNVTHLFSESGTQPFSQWQYGYDANRNGNLEDREVGTYGESSDSRKDSAWSPSISLKMRATDAILDALYLEEGMTFLTVSQGFRSGGVVVGNEVNPATGMKDMSQFEPENVLNYEIGFKADAFDGLLRANMALYYTDYTDIQVTTVVPDALGIPLPAVENAGKAVIQGAEGEFTLIPHESVRLTASFAYTDADYKEYLVDVYDPASSSFQQIDRADEPMPRVAEWTGFLAADYFLYTESFGTVIPSVIARYTSEIYHGFDRESFVVEEQITSDATTFLDARLTWQLPDDATTVTLWGKNLTDVDDYLVGGIPLVGVARSSGSVYGEPRTYGIDLAYTFE, encoded by the coding sequence ATGCCGCGGTCACGTAACCGGCTGTTAGCACCTGCCAATTTATTGCCTAACACCCTAGCCGTTTCAGTAGCGATTGCCTCGTCACTGATTATTAGCCCAAGTTTCGCGCAAGAAAAAGAAGGCTTTGCCCTCGAGGAAGTCGTCGTTACCGCTCGTAAACGTGAGGAATCGATGCAGGAAGTGCCGGTAACTGTCTCGGCCTTCAGCGGCGAATCGCTGAAATCTCTCGGTATCTCCAGCGTCAAGGATTTAGAAGGTGTTGTTCCCGGCCTCAACATGGGGGGCGGCGGTAACGGCACCAAGGGCGAAAGCAACCCATATATTCGCGGTATCGGTCAACGTGAAACCAAGGTCACCGTCGACTCTGCCGTTGGTACCTATATCGACGGTATTTACTCTTCACGCGCACCCGGCGCGCTGCTCGATGCTGCCGATGTTGAATCGATGCAGGTACTGCGTGGCCCACAGGGCACGTTATTTGGCAAGAACACCACCGGTGGCGCCATTGTTATCAACACCAAAAAACCCCATGAAGAACTCGGTGGCCATATTGAGGGCACCATCGGCAACCACGGCCGTCAAAACGTCTCTGGCACCGTCAACCTGCCACTGATCGACGACACATTGCTATCGCGCTTTACTCTCGCTCAAACCAAGAACGATGGTTACATGGAAAACCTCGAAGACGGTAAACTGTGGAACGACGATGATAGAATGATGGGAATCGGTCAATTCCGCTGGGAAGCGACCGATACGCTGCGCGTCGATTTATTAATGGCGGCGACAAAAACTCGACAAAAATCGCGGGGACAACAGTGTAACTTCTACGGTGATGAGCTTGCCGATCAGGGTTATAGCAAATCCTCACTTGAATTATTTTATGACAACAACAGTCAGAAAAGTGCAGAAGAACACTGTAAGGAAAGCGGTCAAGACTTAGACACTGATCAATTTAGAAGCGAACTTAATAACAGCAATGGTATTTTCCGTCAGAGTATTTACGAGGTGGATACCAAAATGGTTGGCCTTACAGTCGATTGGGATCTCTCTGATGTCTCCGATTACGCATTAGCCCTCAAGTCTATTACCGGCTTCCGCCAGGTAGAGCAAAAAGCAGACGAAGACTTGGACGGTAGTGCAGCCGCCCTGATTGGCCGCATTCAACCAATTGGCAATGAGGTTAATCAGTACACACAGGAATTTCAGTTTACCGGCAGCGCAATGGATGGCCGACTCAACGCCACCCTTGGCCTCTTTGGCTCCATCGAAAGAGCCGATGACGATTGGCTGCAAAGTTATGTTGCCTTTGCTGACAGCAGCCAGACCAATCCTCAGCCACAGGATTATATGACACTGCTGGCGCAATCAGATTTGACCGAGCGCGAAACGGACAACACCTCTTGGGCGGTTTTCTCTCAGGTTAGCTTTGACATCACCGAACTGACTGAACTGACGCTGGGTATTCGCTATACCGAAGAAGAACGTGAGACAACCTATCATGAGGCTAATGTTTACCTACCGAGTATTGGCAACGGCACTTACTGCCCACAGGGTGGCTGTTTAAACTATATCGATACCACCACGCAAAACGTGACTCACCTCTTCAGCGAGTCGGGTACTCAGCCCTTTTCACAATGGCAATATGGTTATGATGCCAACCGTAATGGCAACTTAGAAGATCGTGAAGTGGGCACCTATGGCGAGTCTTCAGACAGCCGTAAAGACAGCGCTTGGTCGCCTAGCATCAGCTTAAAAATGCGCGCCACCGATGCCATTCTCGACGCGCTTTATCTCGAAGAAGGCATGACATTTCTCACCGTCAGCCAGGGCTTCAGATCCGGCGGCGTGGTGGTCGGCAACGAGGTCAACCCCGCCACCGGCATGAAAGACATGAGTCAGTTCGAGCCTGAAAACGTGCTCAACTATGAAATCGGTTTCAAGGCCGATGCCTTCGATGGCTTACTCCGTGCCAATATGGCGCTGTACTATACCGACTACACCGATATTCAGGTCACCACCGTAGTACCCGACGCCCTTGGCATCCCCCTGCCAGCGGTTGAGAATGCCGGTAAGGCAGTTATCCAGGGAGCCGAAGGTGAATTCACCTTAATCCCTCATGAAAGTGTGCGCTTAACCGCGAGTTTTGCCTATACCGATGCGGATTATAAAGAATATTTAGTCGATGTTTACGACCCAGCCAGCAGCAGCTTTCAACAGATCGATCGTGCCGATGAGCCTATGCCTCGCGTCGCGGAATGGACGGGGTTTCTTGCCGCTGATTACTTCCTGTATACCGAAAGCTTTGGCACCGTCATCCCCTCGGTTATCGCTCGGTATACCTCAGAAATCTATCACGGCTTCGATCGAGAAAGCTTTGTTGTTGAAGAGCAAATCACCTCTGATGCGACCACCTTCCTCGATGCCCGTTTAACCTGGCAGCTGCCTGATGACGCCACCACAGTCACGCTATGGGGCAAGAACCTGACGGATGTTGACGACTACTTAGTTGGCGGCATACCACTGGTCGGCGTTGCTCGCAGCAGCGGTTCGGTCTACGGAGAACCGCGCACCTATGGCATCGATTTAGCCTATACCTTCGAATAA
- the uraH gene encoding hydroxyisourate hydrolase codes for MSQITTHVLDTATGLPASNLAITLFGQQSGEFIKINGGVTNADGRLPGLLADDVVLAAGTYKVLFETQAYHEANQQDCFYPYAEVVFTIPGDGQHYHIPLLLSPYGYSTYRGS; via the coding sequence ATGAGCCAGATTACTACTCACGTACTAGATACCGCTACTGGCCTACCCGCCAGCAACCTCGCCATTACCTTGTTCGGTCAGCAGAGCGGTGAATTCATCAAGATAAACGGTGGCGTCACCAATGCGGATGGCCGCCTTCCCGGCCTGCTCGCCGACGATGTTGTACTGGCAGCCGGCACCTACAAAGTGCTGTTTGAAACCCAGGCCTACCACGAAGCCAATCAGCAGGATTGCTTCTACCCCTATGCCGAAGTGGTTTTCACCATTCCCGGTGACGGCCAGCACTATCACATCCCACTGTTGCTCAGCCCCTATGGCTACAGCACTTATCGAGGCAGCTAA
- a CDS encoding VPLPA-CTERM sorting domain-containing protein, whose amino-acid sequence MKKLLIAASVAAAVASTGVNAAQVVLHYDVSLAGTISGGSSGSQSGGGTATIVVDDETNYGAFVMNTALATSSTSFGSTLTANTENVVWGQFDPLAFLDGQGLVFDADGATSRVTACTDTSPPVFGNTVCSNAPVGSELPFTIKTDGAGNQIMDASNIGLVTLTSTLTINAPFVGNVMTDVDYTLTMNPAGSFAALPDDVNLGLYNDLANPVPVPGAAWLFGSALVGLGGIARRRRKAA is encoded by the coding sequence ATGAAAAAATTATTGATTGCGGCTTCAGTCGCAGCAGCAGTTGCTTCAACAGGTGTTAACGCTGCCCAGGTAGTACTTCACTATGACGTATCGCTGGCCGGCACCATCTCTGGCGGCTCTTCAGGCAGCCAGAGCGGTGGTGGTACTGCTACCATCGTGGTTGACGATGAAACCAACTATGGCGCCTTCGTAATGAATACTGCACTGGCTACCAGCAGTACTTCTTTCGGTTCCACACTAACCGCCAACACAGAAAACGTAGTGTGGGGCCAGTTTGACCCTCTAGCCTTCCTCGACGGCCAAGGTCTTGTTTTTGATGCTGACGGTGCCACCTCACGCGTCACAGCCTGTACCGATACCTCACCACCAGTTTTCGGTAACACCGTATGTTCAAACGCCCCTGTTGGCAGCGAGCTACCGTTTACTATCAAAACTGATGGTGCCGGCAACCAGATTATGGACGCCAGCAATATCGGCTTAGTAACACTGACTTCAACACTGACGATTAACGCGCCTTTCGTTGGCAATGTTATGACTGATGTTGACTACACACTGACTATGAACCCTGCCGGCAGCTTCGCCGCACTGCCAGACGACGTCAACCTGGGTCTCTATAACGATCTGGCCAACCCTGTTCCAGTTCCTGGTGCCGCTTGGTTGTTCGGCTCGGCCCTTGTCGGCTTAGGCGGCATCGCCCGTCGTCGTCGTAAAGCTGCATAA
- a CDS encoding MGMT family protein — protein MNSQFQQQILTTVAAIPAGFVASYGDIAQLAGLSNQARLVGAVLKKLPANSAIPWHRVINSRGQISLPLDSDGYRRQKALLEDEGLIIQSQNVLWQGKRWQPQ, from the coding sequence ATGAACAGCCAATTCCAACAGCAGATTTTGACCACTGTTGCCGCTATCCCCGCAGGCTTCGTCGCCAGTTACGGAGACATTGCTCAGCTGGCCGGTTTATCGAACCAGGCCCGCCTCGTCGGGGCGGTATTAAAAAAGCTGCCGGCCAATTCAGCCATCCCCTGGCACCGAGTGATCAACAGTCGAGGACAGATCAGCCTTCCCCTCGACAGCGATGGCTATCGGCGTCAAAAAGCACTACTCGAAGATGAAGGCCTAATCATTCAAAGCCAAAACGTGCTGTGGCAGGGCAAGCGCTGGCAGCCACAATGA
- a CDS encoding ureidoglycolate lyase codes for MATALIEAAKMSMITLTPKPLTAEAFAPYGDVMSVETPEKLLNINYGNTERYHNLAKVDVNEADGSTLINIFRSRPLPLPIDIKIMERHPLSSQAFMPLGNQPYLVVVGKAGEFDENALEAFLAQPGQGVNYHRGTWHHYCLALNSESDFLVIDRGGEGNNCDEEEVQQTIRIAP; via the coding sequence ATGGCTACAGCACTTATCGAGGCAGCTAAGATGTCGATGATTACTCTGACACCGAAACCATTGACCGCCGAAGCCTTCGCCCCCTATGGCGATGTGATGAGTGTTGAGACACCTGAAAAGCTGCTCAATATTAACTATGGCAATACCGAACGTTACCACAACCTTGCCAAGGTCGATGTCAATGAGGCTGACGGCAGCACGCTGATTAATATTTTCCGCTCTCGGCCACTGCCGCTGCCCATCGATATTAAAATCATGGAGCGTCATCCGCTGTCATCTCAGGCCTTTATGCCACTGGGTAACCAACCTTATCTAGTCGTGGTTGGCAAAGCTGGTGAGTTTGATGAAAATGCCTTAGAAGCATTTCTTGCACAACCGGGCCAGGGTGTTAATTATCACCGCGGCACATGGCACCACTATTGTTTAGCCCTGAACAGCGAGAGTGACTTTCTGGTCATTGATCGCGGAGGCGAGGGTAACAACTGCGACGAAGAAGAAGTGCAGCAGACCATTCGCATTGCACCCTAA
- a CDS encoding HlyD family secretion protein: protein MELLILLTYTAICIAIFKIFKIPLNKWSVPTAGLGGIVLVGVMVFVMNYNHPYSEITREYFVTVPIVPEVRGKVLVVHAEAGTRLNKGDVLFSIDPEPFQNDVDDFQAQYDAAEEDALRAEELFRKKLGSERDAQLYRSQADSLAAKLENAVRDLGKTVVEAPTDGYVVQVAVRPGVMAVPLPVRPVMVFLPEEEMYLVGWYRQNNLMRLQIGNEAEVAFDALPGQVFGGEILAVSPAMRQGQVQASGDLIDPSSAPQPGRIPVIIKITDPAFDPYRQLMVGGAYAQSAIYTEHAVHVAIIRRVILRVSSWLNYIFPFH from the coding sequence ATGGAGTTATTGATTTTATTAACCTATACCGCCATCTGTATCGCCATCTTCAAAATATTCAAGATACCACTCAACAAATGGTCTGTGCCGACGGCCGGTCTCGGCGGTATTGTGCTGGTTGGGGTGATGGTGTTTGTGATGAACTACAACCACCCTTATTCGGAGATTACCCGTGAGTATTTTGTCACCGTGCCGATAGTGCCCGAGGTGCGTGGCAAGGTGTTGGTTGTTCATGCCGAGGCGGGTACCCGTTTAAATAAAGGCGACGTACTCTTTTCTATTGACCCCGAGCCATTTCAGAATGACGTAGATGATTTTCAGGCGCAGTATGACGCGGCAGAGGAAGATGCGCTGCGTGCCGAGGAGCTGTTCCGTAAGAAGTTGGGCAGTGAACGTGATGCGCAGTTATACCGTTCACAAGCCGATAGCTTAGCGGCGAAGCTTGAGAACGCTGTTCGAGACCTTGGTAAAACGGTGGTCGAGGCGCCGACGGATGGTTATGTGGTACAGGTGGCGGTGAGGCCGGGTGTGATGGCAGTTCCCCTGCCAGTGCGTCCGGTGATGGTGTTTTTGCCGGAAGAAGAGATGTATTTAGTCGGCTGGTATCGTCAAAATAATCTGATGCGTTTGCAAATAGGTAATGAGGCCGAGGTCGCTTTTGATGCGTTGCCGGGCCAGGTTTTTGGCGGTGAAATTCTTGCCGTATCGCCGGCTATGCGTCAGGGGCAGGTACAGGCCAGTGGCGATTTAATCGACCCCAGTTCTGCCCCTCAACCGGGCCGCATACCGGTTATTATTAAGATTACCGACCCCGCCTTCGACCCCTATCGCCAGCTGATGGTGGGTGGTGCCTACGCACAAAGTGCCATCTACACCGAGCACGCGGTACATGTGGCTATTATCCGACGGGTAATACTGCGAGTCAGCTCTTGGTTGAATTATATATTCCCCTTCCATTAA
- the guaD gene encoding guanine deaminase, protein MKPTKLTAVRGNILHFLADPSVHGEEAYQYVEDGILFCENGHIKKLAPAHEILGELPEDVEIEHYPGHLIVPGFIDTHVHYPQIGMIAAYGEQLLEWLETYTFPTERRFSDQVYAEQVAEVFLNELVSCGTTTALVFGTVHPQSVDAFFNKAEARNLRMICGKVLMDRNCPDYLRDSAESGYRESRDLIKRWHGKDRLQYAITPRFAPTSTPEQLGRAGDLLRENPGVYMHTHLSENKNEIAWVQELYPDSKNYLDVYDKYNLLGSRSVFAHGVHLCDDACQRLADTQSAIAHCPSSNLFLGSGLFPLQKLKELGVKMGFGTDVGAGTSFSMLQTMSDAYKIQQLQGSTLSAMQAFYRATLGSAEALDLHHTIGNFEYGKEADFVVLNPRSSTLLDFRVDRARNLEEQLFVLAMLGDDRTVSATYIMGEAQYKKQRCGDKHCNHNH, encoded by the coding sequence ATGAAACCGACAAAACTCACCGCAGTACGCGGCAACATATTACATTTTCTTGCCGACCCTTCGGTGCATGGTGAAGAGGCCTACCAATACGTCGAGGATGGCATTCTATTCTGTGAAAATGGCCATATAAAAAAATTGGCCCCGGCCCATGAAATCCTCGGCGAGCTGCCCGAGGACGTCGAAATAGAACACTATCCCGGCCACCTTATTGTACCGGGCTTCATCGACACCCACGTGCACTACCCACAGATCGGTATGATTGCGGCCTATGGCGAACAGTTGCTCGAATGGTTAGAGACCTATACCTTCCCCACAGAGCGACGTTTCAGTGATCAGGTCTATGCTGAGCAGGTTGCCGAGGTATTCCTCAATGAACTTGTTAGCTGCGGCACAACAACAGCGTTAGTCTTTGGTACCGTACACCCACAATCTGTTGATGCATTTTTCAATAAGGCTGAAGCCCGCAACCTACGAATGATTTGCGGCAAGGTTTTGATGGACAGAAACTGCCCTGATTATCTTCGCGACAGCGCCGAAAGTGGCTACCGCGAATCCCGCGACTTAATCAAGCGATGGCACGGCAAGGATCGCTTGCAATACGCTATTACACCCCGCTTTGCCCCGACCTCAACGCCGGAACAACTCGGCCGCGCCGGTGATTTATTGCGTGAAAACCCCGGCGTCTATATGCACACCCACCTGTCGGAAAACAAAAACGAAATTGCCTGGGTACAGGAGCTTTACCCCGACAGCAAAAACTATCTCGACGTTTACGACAAATACAATTTGCTCGGCAGCCGTTCGGTTTTCGCCCACGGCGTTCACCTCTGTGACGACGCCTGTCAGCGCCTGGCTGATACCCAGTCAGCCATCGCTCACTGCCCATCGTCAAACCTATTCCTTGGCTCCGGACTATTCCCACTGCAAAAGCTCAAAGAGCTCGGTGTGAAGATGGGCTTTGGTACCGACGTCGGTGCCGGCACCAGCTTTTCAATGCTGCAAACCATGAGCGATGCCTACAAGATTCAGCAACTGCAGGGATCGACTCTGTCGGCGATGCAAGCCTTCTATCGCGCCACCTTAGGCAGCGCCGAAGCCCTCGACCTACACCATACCATCGGTAACTTTGAATACGGTAAAGAGGCCGATTTTGTAGTGCTGAACCCGCGTTCAAGCACCCTGCTCGATTTCCGAGTCGACCGGGCGCGTAACTTAGAAGAACAACTGTTTGTACTGGCCATGCTCGGCGATGATCGTACCGTCAGCGCCACCTATATCATGGGTGAGGCTCAATACAAAAAACAACGCTGCGGTGACAAACACTGTAACCACAACCACTGA